In Biomphalaria glabrata chromosome 16, xgBioGlab47.1, whole genome shotgun sequence, the sequence ATTTATTAGCTTATTAGATTGTATTTTTGTTAAACTTCTTAGAAGTGACCTCTGATATATCAAATTTATGTTTTCACTCACTTTTCATTAGTATATTAAGCAGCCCTATAATCCCCTGAATTAAAAAGAACACATTTTTGTCAACATTTCAGACTCAATTGATCAAGAAGGAAAGGATGGGGTATGAACTTGGAAGATTTGAAGGTGAAGTTGATGAGGAGCTGATCTGTCCTATTTGTAGTTGTGTTTTGGAAGATCCTTTGCAGGTAAAGTTGTCAATTATTCACTGAACTTAAAACAGTGAAACAAATGTTGCTTTAGGCATTAGTCATCTTATAATCTGTTTAATGAGAAACTCCTTTTATCTGTTTAATGAGAAGCTCTCATTATCTGCATAATGAGAAGCTCTTGTCTGTTTAATGAGAAGCTATTATCTGTTTAATGAGAAGCTCTTATTATCTGTTTAATGAGAAGCTATTATGTGTTTAATGAGAAACTGATagcaacattttgaaaacaaatatttatacttatttattattaatcctAATTTTAAAAGTGACAAATAAGAGGCTAAGATATATTTTGTCAAATTCTCATGTGAACTCTTTAAGGTGGGGCACATTGTCTAATAAGGGTGGCAGGATGCTAAATGCTGTCCTCTtcagaggaagaaagagaactGATGCACACCTTTATTACCTTTGACTTCCCTCTCCTGCAGttgttcccctttttttttagtaacttttttacatttgagaataaaatgttatttttgtgtgtgtgtgtgtcttctaGTCACCTCAGTGTGAGCACGCCTTTTGTGCTGCATGCATTCACGAGTGGCTCACCCGTCAGCCTACATGCCCAGTTGACCGTAGTGCCATCACTCCGAATCAATTGAAGAGTGTTCCTCGCATACTAAGAAATCttctatctagactaacaataagcTGTGATAATAAGGTAACCAATCTTTCAAATATTTTAGTTGATTGAATTGAAACTCATTTTAAATCAATAGGCTTAGTTGAGCAGAGGCTACCCAGGCCTGAACAGGTTATTATAGCACAGTACATTTTGGTTTGTACTTTGCACAGTTCAGGTCCTGTTTGGACTCACTGTGATCTCCTGAGGGGAGTAAGGAAacctcatcttcttttttaaagtccCAGAGTGGCAAGCCACATACTTTGACTTGTATGGAGATATTACCGAAATGCAGTGCTTTTGGAAAGAGAGAATTGAAGCCTCTCAAACCCTCACTCACATTTAGTTAGAGGATAACAAAGCtgcttagatttaaaaaaaacaacttattattatctgtggcattttatgtcttaaGAGACCATCTTTTCCCATTGCAACTTCTAAGCCAaatttatacatattttattttgtaaagattttttttttttatattatgaaacttgaaaaacaaaattttattatgAAGaaatctttaatattttttgttctggTATTAAATCTTGTTCATTAAAGTTAAAATAACactcattattttttatatggACTTAGAATGCTAGTGTTCGGTTTGTTTCTCACAGGCCTTTGGTTGTACTGCTTTAGTCAAGCTAGATGTCCTGGCGTCACATTTACAAGATTGTGAATTTAACCCCAAAAAGCCAGTAGTTTGTGAAAAAGGGTGTGGCTTTGTCGTACCCAAGGATGAAATAAAAGtttgttaaattttatttttttttaatttagaactGAAGCTAGTACattaattttgaatttaatactATAACagtagtttttacaaagcttatatctcaactcactctgtctgtctgtatggttaaaaagtttgtatgttatttctcccacacccaatctcagattaagctgaaattttgcacaattatttcttttaccagacaacactagaatcaataataaaaaaaaatagctaattaactattggtaaataattatttgtttttttatcttgaacaagggaaagaaattgtactcgacagacgtggtggtataagttgaggactcttgagccctgagtgaccatttttttatgcatgtttaaaaaaacgatcataTAAACATTTACTagatacctccttcttccctccccctttcacaactggtccagacaagtgatggggTCATaatgcattgagaaagttaaaagctaaataaaaacaattggtaaaaatatttcttatcgcacagatttattatgtgtAAGTCAATCATACATacaatcacatgactgatccaaactaattgatacaattacacttaatattagctttgttttttttttaaagtattttttatgttttttatatAGACTTCATGCTCTAAatgttatttctgtttctaaCCTATTTTACTTGTGGGATATCTGAAGGATCATAACTGTGTGAGAGAGTTGCGCACCATGATGTCACAGTTGCAGCAAAAGTTAACTGAGCTACAGACAGAGAGCATGGAACAAAAAATTCAGCTTAGAGAGCAGAAGAGAGAGATTCAAGGTTTAAATGTAAGCTACGAATGCGTTAAAGAACTACAACTTGccttgtttatattttcttgacCTAGCATCTTTGTCATTATCCATAAGTAATTGTTTTGCCTAAGCAAAAAAGCATTAGTCTACTaagttaaaaatctaaatttaatttattactgTACTTAGAATTTTCGGAAACTCCTGAGTTTGTTAATATGGAAATTCATCTTAATTAGCTTTATAGACTTTCAGTGGCTAAATGGCATAAGCTGCTTGTCTACCAAACAAAGAGGCTAGAGTTAGAATCTCGATGTAGAACAAGAACTTTTCATTGAGATTTgactcgagctgagttgtgtttgctgagcccCCAACGGCAGCAtgatggaaaccttctcccaattATCTCCTTCCCCAACTCCACAAAAGAAATTGAACCTGAGCTGCACACAGATCATACTAACCAAAGAGGCTGTAGACAAAaagtagtttaaaaaatagaaactttcctttctcttttgtttttcactgtcagtatttttttatacttgGTCGTTGGGAGTGTATCTCCAAATAGCTATTACCattgtaggcgtattatattctCAATGTAGAGCTTGAAATAAACTTGAACAGACTCcttttcaaacaaaatcaatgtaacttttatttatacACAGCTTTCAACTTCAGTATAGATGTATGTAGATAcgcaaataaaaaatgatactttaaacaaaatccAACTCACTAAAAAATACggtctctttctctcacatgtctttctctcactctttctcttcaCATGTCTTTCTCTCACGTGTCTTTCTCTCAAGAGTCTTTCCTTCACATGTCTTTCTCTTCACATGTCTTTCTCTCACATGTCTTTCTCTCACAtgtctttctctcactctttctcttcaCATGTCTTTCTCTTCACATGTCTTTCTCTCACAtgtctttctctcactctttctcttcaCATGTCTTTCTCTTCACATGTCTTTCTCTCACGTGTCTTTCTCTTCACATGTCTTTCTCTCACATGTCTTTCTCTTCACATGTCTTTCTCTTCACATGTCTTTCTCTTCACATGTCTTTCTCTTCACATGTCTCTCTCTCACGTGTCTTTCTCTTCACATGTCTTTCTCTTCACATGTCTTTCTCTTCACATGTCTTTCTCTTCACATGTCTTTCTCTCACATGTCTTTCTCTTCACATGTCTTTCTCTTCATATGTCTTTCTCTCACATGTCTTTCTCTCACATGTCTTTCTCTCACATGTCTTTCTCTTCACATGTCTTTCTCTTCACATGTCTTTCTCTCACATGTCTTTCTCTTCACATGTCTTTCTCTCAAGAGTCTTTCCTTCACATGTCTTTCTCTTACATGTCTTTCTCTTCACATGTCTTTCTCTCACATGTCTTTCTCTCACATGTCTTTCTCTCACGTGTCTTTTCCTCACTTGTCTTTCCCTCACGTGTCTTTCCCTCACGTGTCTTTCTCTCAAGTGTCTTTCCCTCATTTGTCTTTCCCTCATGTGTCTTTCTTTCACATGTCTTTCTCTCACATGTCTTTCCCTCATGTGTCTTTCTCTCACATGTCTTTCCCTCATGTGTCTTTCCCTCATGTGTCTTTCTCTCACATGTCTCTTGGTTGTTCTCCTCTTTTGAACATTCGCACCAGTATTTATTAAATTGAACTACGACTGACCACCTCATCATTTCATCAGAATCTGCACAACCAAACCATCACCCCACCTTTactcagggccagccttaggccactgcaacctatgcggtcgcagtgggccctgcgctttcataggccccgcactaattctaagtgtaaattattaaattaaaccattataactttttatataataacagggtttccacgacctcctgattttccagggcctccaggaaatctcctcaaaaggcaaaatatacgaaaaagtcctgagaatcttctgaaattattaaaatcttctgaaaaatagacaaaattgtcagtTTGGGatgctaataaataaaaatagcatTGCGAgcttacattaaataaaaatttatttctaagacaaaagtattttcaaatttaaaaattcattattttgatattatgcttatccctacctaGACTAGGCCCCgggcaatccgtttcgcatagggccctgcaATAGCTAGGACCGGCGCTGCCTttactcatggttacatcagaaacaccCTCTCACGGTCCATAACAACCATGTAATAGGTTTGTTTTGTATTAATCTTGAGAAGCTGGTGGATTTTATAATGTTCTCTATGACTATTGATTACAGGATGCTCTTCGTGCTGTGAGAATAATGAACCCAAGGGTAAGAGAGATTCAAACCACAATGGAAAATGAGGATTTAACAAGGTTGTTGTTATTGTCTTGTTCTTTTATATGTAATGTGGGGAAAATAGTATTAAGCTTAGTCTAGAATTACCTCAAATAAAGCTTACAAACgtgaataaattgaaaaaataattaatgttatggtaaaatgatttttataaataaCCCTGAGTGCTTGTAGATCATTGTGTAcacctgtttgtttttttttgtttttttttaaatctattaatataATGATTTTTAAGCATTAGATTCTGTGTAATAATCTCTTGATGCATTTAATAAATAAGGTAAAAAAACATGCAATCAGTTCAGTTTGAATTTTAACCTATGGCCTGGGTAATAAAAAAAGCATacaattgttgttttattttatggtTATAATTTTGCTTTTTCTGAGAACTTAAACAGAGATTTTATGATAAGCAGTCTGAAAATTTGATACAATCctcaattattaaatttaatggaAAAGATTAGTCAGTATTGAACATTAAtgcttttgttctttttttttttggtcaggtGTAATTGAAAATGCAACATTAAAGTTAATGATGGAAGAgtactctttcttttttaagtgctctttttttatatctcaTTTTTGACCcctttactgaaaaaaaaaaaaattcaatgttcaagatcttttaaaaacattttattttattattttatattttattttggtttgaATTCTggttgaaaagaaaagatatgCTAATAAACTTAGAGAAATTCAGTTTTGTGTTAAGAATGTAAATCATTTTATTACTATATATTACTGAATGCTTTGATTTTTGAACAGATGGGTCAACAGTTTGCAGCCTGCAAGAGTGACCCGCTGGGGTGGCATGATTTCAACACCAGATGCTGTTCTGCAAGCTGTGATTAAGAGAGCTCTGGTAGAGAGCGGCAGTCCTTCACATGTCGTGGCTGAGCTTATGGAGAATGCCCATGAGAGAAGGTGGCCAACTGGGCTTAGCACATTAGAAACTAGGCAGCTCAACAGACGGCAATATGAAAACTATGTTACCAAAAGAATTCCTGGTtagaatttcatttcttttaaaatatttctttctaataGCAATGATTTTATCTGTATGAGTTATTTTTTACTAGCTTTAGTTATTTCAGTCATGAAAGATAACAAACTAACTAGCCTTAGTGGTTAGGGTGTTTACAGGTAATTTGATATTTTCACTGTTGTTTCAAAACTATGAtatggagtgatcgttaaatgaacttgtgtgttacccgtgcttgtaatcgtgctagtatttgtaatcgtgttcgcattatcgtagtctgtgaatcgtgaccagtctgtactgtgttattgtgtgtatcagtcgtgttttattgaaataaagccttgtttctaaggttatgaattgacttagtatattacaatttatttcaatactaccattcttaaatggacaagtttttgcgtcccaatagactggatgctgatcctagttcaactaatgcttcagttacatggaaacattggatttcttgttttgacagattcgcaatgaaggtaggggctagtgaaagcgaacagtttgacctgctatgcaactttgtgtctccatccttatatcagtatatttctacctgttctaaatactcagaagcaaaatctattcttgagaatttatttgtgaaggcccctaatgaaacattggccagacatttgcttgcaacttgcaaacaagaagtcgatcaaagtcttgatcaatttgtacacaagctgagagtgatggccagagattgtcagttccgagctgtcagtgctgacaaaaatgaagaggaCGCCATTCGTGATGCCTTTGTTAGCGGCATGCGTTCGAGTGTAATTAGACAGAGGCTACTTGAGAAAAGATCCCTT encodes:
- the LOC106057721 gene encoding E3 ubiquitin-protein ligase NRDP1-like isoform X1, coding for MKLQITSPETQLIKKERMGYELGRFEGEVDEELICPICSCVLEDPLQSPQCEHAFCAACIHEWLTRQPTCPVDRSAITPNQLKSVPRILRNLLSRLTISCDNKAFGCTALVKLDVLASHLQDCEFNPKKPVVCEKGCGFVVPKDEIKDHNCVRELRTMMSQLQQKLTELQTESMEQKIQLREQKREIQGLNDALRAVRIMNPRVREIQTTMENEDLTRWVNSLQPARVTRWGGMISTPDAVLQAVIKRALVESGSPSHVVAELMENAHERRWPTGLSTLETRQLNRRQYENYVTKRIPGFDEFICTSGKQAVVVMYCENQHMPEDLIIEPGLVMIFAHGVE
- the LOC106057721 gene encoding E3 ubiquitin-protein ligase NRDP1-like isoform X2, translating into MKLQITSPETQLIKKERMGYELGRFEGEVDEELICPICSCVLEDPLQSPQCEHAFCAACIHEWLTRQPTCPVDRSAITPNQLKSVPRILRNLLSRLTISCDNKAFGCTALVKLDVLASHLQDCEFNPKKPVVCEKGCGFVVPKDEIKDHNCVRELRTMMSQLQQKLTELQTESMEQKIQLREQKREIQGLNDALRAVRIMNPRVREIQTTMENEDLTRWVNSLQPARVTRWGGMISTPDAVLQAVIKRALVESGSPSHVVAELMENAHERRWPTGLSTLETRQLNRRQYENYVTKRIPGKQAVVVMYCENQHMPEDLIIEPGLVMIFAHGVE
- the LOC106057721 gene encoding E3 ubiquitin-protein ligase NRDP1-like isoform X3; the protein is MGYELGRFEGEVDEELICPICSCVLEDPLQSPQCEHAFCAACIHEWLTRQPTCPVDRSAITPNQLKSVPRILRNLLSRLTISCDNKAFGCTALVKLDVLASHLQDCEFNPKKPVVCEKGCGFVVPKDEIKDHNCVRELRTMMSQLQQKLTELQTESMEQKIQLREQKREIQGLNDALRAVRIMNPRVREIQTTMENEDLTRWVNSLQPARVTRWGGMISTPDAVLQAVIKRALVESGSPSHVVAELMENAHERRWPTGLSTLETRQLNRRQYENYVTKRIPGFDEFICTSGKQAVVVMYCENQHMPEDLIIEPGLVMIFAHGVE